From the Danio aesculapii chromosome 9, fDanAes4.1, whole genome shotgun sequence genome, one window contains:
- the LOC130235017 gene encoding uncharacterized protein LOC130235017 translates to MVHTCVVAGCRNRRTPGTALSFYRFPRDPERKQRWIAAVNREGWVPNEGSRLCSTHFISGKQVKNPRSPDYVPSVFTSAPLSPNMKEASSCEMYDKQEAQVEAANALLFLQGQGRFLENHGQMTSQEEPESVSSSLSSCDEEDVKTEDGVEEEISQTSVIQKGQPVKNIPSDYESSLEALKKENMELRESLEKMSLTEASFRNDPEKVRFYTGLPNYFVFETVMLLLIPHMKGDKNVKLSKFQQLLLTLMRLKLDLRNQDLAYRFGVKVATVARTVHRIIHIMFTTLVPTAVFWPSRVELRKNLPAALRCTYPDCAVIIDCFRVSLERALGVDGNQDVASTALTTPVQSTVNELKYVIGVAPQGVVTFVSRGSPGHVSDKSLVESSGLLSKLLPGDVVLAERDFDIEGLVGSRKAELKITRSNYFENSQNGLDGEDFSPVGALSDKAIAHMHVEKVIDIVKRRYSMLTGPVESPFTVVDHTSNVSTFDKIVQVACALNNLCISAAPLE, encoded by the exons GCACCGCATTATCCTTCTACAGGTTTCCACGCGACCCGGAGCGGAAGCAGCGCTGGATCGCTGCTGTGAATCGTGAAGGGTGGGTGCCAAACGAGGGCAGCAGACTCTGCAGCACACACTTCATTTCAG gAAAACAAGTGAAAAATCCTCGATCTCCAGACTATGTTCCTTCAGTTTTCACTTCAGCGCCACTGTCCCCAAATATGAAAGAAGCAAGTTCTTGTGAAATGTATGATAAACAGGAGGCACAAGTGGAGGCCGCCAATGCTTTGCTTTTTCTGCAAGGACAAGGGCGTTTCTTGGAGAACCATGGCCAGATGACAAGTCAAGAAGAGCCAGAGAGTGTTTCCTCTTCACTGAGCAGTTGTGACGAGGAGGATGTTAAGACTGAAGATGGCGTAGAAGAAGAAATCTCACAAACAAGTGTAATCCAAAAAGGACAACCAGTCAAAAACATTCCCTCTGACTATGAGTCCAGTCTCGAGGCTCTTAAGAAAGAAAACATGGAGCTGAGGGAATCACTAGAAAAGATGTCTCTCACTGAGGCTTCCTTTAGGAATGATCCAGAGAAGGTTCGCTTTTACACAGGATTGCCAAACTACTTTGTGTTCGAGACAGTCATGTTGCTTCTCATTCCACATATGAAAGGagacaaaaatgtaaaactctctAAATTCCAGCAACTTCTCTTAACGCTAATGCGCCTCAAGCTGGATCTCAGAAACCAAGACTTGGCTTATCGTTTTGGGGTCAAGGTTGCCACAGTGGCCAGGACTGTCCATCGGATTATTCATATAATGTTCACCACTCTTGTGCCAACTGCTGTTTTTTGGCCCTCCAGAGTGGAGCTCAGAAAAAATCTACCCGCCGCATTGCGTTGCACGTACCCAGACTGTGCGGTGATCATTGACTGCTTTAGGGTGTCTCTAGAAAGAGCTCTCGGTGTGGATGGAAATCAAGATGTTGCATCTACAGCATTGACCACACCAGTGCAATCGACTGTGAATGAGCTTAAATACGTCATCGGTGTTGCTCCTCAGGGTGTAGTCACGTTTGTTTCCAGAGGATCTCCGGGACACGTCAGCGACAAAAGTCTAGTTGAGAGTTCTGGCCTCCTTAGTAAACTCCTGCCTGGTGATGTTGTTCTGGCAGAGCGTGACTTTGACATTGAGGGCTTAGTGGGGTCTCGGAAAGCCGAACTCAAAATCACTCGTAGCAATTACTTTGAAAATAGCCAGAACGGACTGGATGGAGAAGATTTCTCGCCAGTGGGAGCACTTTCAGATAAAGCAATTGCTCATATGCATGTTGAAAAGGTAATAGACATTGTTAAGAGGAGATATTCGATGTTAACTGGACCAGTAGAGAGCCCCTTTACAGTCGTAGACCACACTTCCAATGTGAGCACTTTTGATAAGATTGTGCAGGTTGCTTGTGCCTTGAATAATCTGTGCATTTCTGCTGCGCCACTGGAATGA